A section of the Pseudomonas fluorescens genome encodes:
- a CDS encoding flagellar basal body-associated protein FliL has protein sequence MKAWTLLMLALTLPMAAHAEEAKEGEAPKVSYYSLTPPFVGNYALDGGAKLRVYKADVALRVTGPQAAAAIKANEPLIRNQLVALFTQQTVESMGSVEGKEKLRQEALKQTQQVMNDETGQPVVEDLLFNNLIIQ, from the coding sequence GTGAAAGCGTGGACCCTGTTGATGCTGGCCCTGACGCTGCCGATGGCAGCCCATGCCGAAGAAGCCAAGGAAGGCGAAGCGCCGAAGGTCAGCTATTACAGCCTGACGCCGCCTTTTGTGGGCAACTACGCCCTGGATGGCGGCGCGAAACTGCGGGTGTACAAGGCCGATGTGGCCCTGCGCGTGACCGGCCCGCAAGCGGCTGCGGCGATCAAGGCCAATGAGCCGTTGATTCGCAACCAACTGGTGGCGTTGTTTACCCAGCAGACGGTCGAGAGCATGGGCAGTGTCGAAGGCAAAGAGAAGCTGCGCCAGGAGGCGTTGAAGCAGACCCAACAAGTGATGAATGACGAGACGGGCCAGCCGGTGGTTGAAGATCTGCTGTTCAACAACTTGATCATCCAGTAA
- a CDS encoding ABC transporter permease: protein MHTFAHILRLGIKELTSLRHDSVLLLFLFYAFTVAIYMPAAGSVIGVHNASVAFVDEDHGQLSRQLAEALQPPEFQPAVPLPYDQLDKVMDSGQYTFVINVPANFQADLLAGRQPSVQVNVDATAMSQAFMGAGYIGRIFQRELLNYSGQPDASQRAPATLTTRALFNTNLEGGWFLAVIQIVNNITILAIVLTGTALLREREHGTLDHLLVLPLTALEIMLAKIWSNMLVVVFCTWLSLEVVVKGLLGVPLAGSPGLFLLVTALYLFASTALGIFLATLARSTPQFGLLAIPVIIPMLLLSGGSTPLDSMPEWLQWVMQGSPSTHFVSLSAAILFRDAGVSVVWPDLLALAGIGLLFFAVALARFRKSLAS, encoded by the coding sequence ATGCACACGTTCGCCCATATCCTGCGCCTGGGGATCAAAGAACTCACCAGCCTGCGCCACGACAGCGTGTTGCTGCTGTTTCTGTTCTACGCCTTTACCGTCGCCATCTATATGCCAGCAGCCGGCTCGGTGATTGGCGTACACAACGCCAGTGTGGCCTTTGTCGATGAAGACCACGGCCAATTATCGCGCCAGTTGGCCGAAGCCCTGCAGCCACCGGAGTTCCAGCCTGCCGTGCCACTGCCCTACGACCAGTTGGACAAGGTCATGGACAGCGGCCAGTACACCTTCGTGATCAACGTGCCGGCTAATTTCCAGGCGGACCTGTTGGCCGGGCGCCAGCCGAGCGTGCAGGTCAACGTGGATGCCACGGCAATGAGCCAGGCCTTTATGGGGGCTGGCTATATCGGGCGGATTTTCCAGCGCGAACTGCTGAACTACAGCGGCCAGCCTGACGCCAGCCAACGCGCGCCGGCGACCCTCACCACCCGGGCACTGTTCAACACCAACCTGGAAGGCGGCTGGTTCCTGGCGGTGATCCAGATCGTCAACAACATCACTATTCTCGCCATCGTCCTGACCGGTACCGCGCTGCTGCGCGAACGCGAGCACGGCACCCTCGACCATTTGCTGGTGCTGCCGCTCACGGCCCTGGAAATCATGCTGGCGAAAATCTGGAGCAACATGCTGGTGGTGGTGTTCTGCACCTGGCTGTCACTGGAAGTGGTGGTCAAGGGCCTGCTCGGCGTGCCGCTGGCCGGGTCGCCCGGCCTGTTCCTGCTGGTGACGGCGCTGTATCTGTTTGCCAGCACCGCCCTGGGAATCTTCCTCGCCACCCTCGCCCGTTCAACCCCACAGTTCGGCTTGCTGGCGATTCCGGTGATTATCCCGATGCTGCTTTTGTCAGGCGGCAGTACGCCGTTGGACAGCATGCCCGAATGGTTGCAGTGGGTGATGCAGGGTTCGCCGTCGACACATTTTGTGAGCCTGAGTGCAGCGATTCTGTTCCGGGATGCGGGAGTGAGCGTGGTGTGGCCGGACTTGCTGGCGCTGGCGGGGATTGGATTGTTGTTTTTTGCGGTGGCGTTGGCGCGATTCAGGAAAAGTCTGGCCTCATGA